A single window of Hemicordylus capensis ecotype Gifberg chromosome 15, rHemCap1.1.pri, whole genome shotgun sequence DNA harbors:
- the SDF2L1 gene encoding stromal cell-derived factor 2-like protein 1, whose amino-acid sequence MPRPGGGLPAPLPLGLLLLLYSSSLAREAGASAVTCGSVLKLLNTRHNVRLHSHEVKYGSGSGQQSVTGVEASDDANSYWRIRGKIDGSCQRGTPVKCGQAVRLTHVNTGKNLHTHHFPSPLSNNQEVSAFGDDGEGDDLDVWTVQCSGSHWDRNDAVRFKHTGTDVFLSVTGEQYGHPIRGQQEVHGMHSPNHHNYWKAMEGVFIKPSLDSTKHDEL is encoded by the exons ATGCCTCGGCCGGGCGGAGGCCTGCCTGCCCCGCTGCCGCTGGGTCTCCTGCTTCTCCTTTACAGCAGCAGCCTGGCTAGGGAAGCCGGGGCGAGCGCTGTCACTTGCGGCTCGGTGCTGAAGCTGCTCAACACCCGGCACAACGTGCGGCTCCACTCGCACGAGGTCAAGTACGGATCCG GAAGTGGTCAACAGTCAGTGACTGGAGTTGAAGCGTCTGATGATGCTAACAGCTACTGGCGGATTCGAGGCAAAATTGATGGTTCCTGCCAGCGAGGAACACCAGTGAAGTGTGGGCAAGCAGTACGCCTTACCCATGTAAATACAGGGAAAAACTTGCACACTCACCACTTTCCATCACCACTTTCTAATAACCAG GAGGTAAGCGCTTTTGGTGATGATGGAGAAGGAGATGACTTGGATGTGTGGACAGTGCAGTGCAGCGGGTCACACTGGGACCGGAATGATGCAGTCCGCTTCAAGCACACAGGAACGGATGTATTTCTTTCAGTGACAGGTGAACAGTATGgccacccaatcaggggccaacAGGAAGTCCATGGCATGCATTCGCCTAATCATCACAATTACTGGAAGGCAATGGAAGGTGTTTTCATTAAGCCCAGCTTGGACTCTACAAAGCACGATGAGCTCTGA